The Planctomycetaceae bacterium genome has a segment encoding these proteins:
- a CDS encoding trypsin-like peptidase domain-containing protein, protein MKLLTMLMMAANPGGESLPDVVLLDFTAGYCQPCQEMVPRLQRMESDGFPVRRIDITQDPETSRRYKVDRIPTLILLVEGKEQKRFVGLTSEQELRQVMNDAARKLDSVRNTAAEPAMAASDESPREVEAAESTREFDVEGDPSPASPVTAEEPKRKGLGAIFAHIREGLTGSRSQPPRFEHPTFRGQSPDSDGSAGSRNPLPMQASVRVTVRDGRNQDFGTGTIVHSVPGKSMVLTCAHLFHNVSKDAITKVELFKDGRAVSYPAKVVGGDRESDLAMLQISTVSALPVSPIVGPDRQLLEGDDVFSVGCSNGGPPSTLSMKVVSLNRYLGPSNIVCTLIPQKGRSGGGLFNQDGELIGVCSAADREQNEGLYMASVAIRRLITDLNLQALFDGRPVPAFENSVAEASREPAGPFAEFEDAELFDQIFNEEVAVPAEKPTPVAVSRHEQAPPIDSADPFGSHETLRDAVAQVAPTAVSAAANAVAGSNLAPQEITVIIDSKDPSRGKQVIVIPRPSPWLVQLLTGEPPTGDHGMTTARNTNIRSAATASQVSLRNSAPRAKAFPVAGP, encoded by the coding sequence ATGAAACTGCTCACCATGCTGATGATGGCCGCCAATCCCGGCGGCGAGTCACTCCCCGATGTTGTGTTGCTGGACTTTACGGCAGGCTATTGTCAGCCGTGTCAGGAAATGGTGCCGCGGCTGCAGCGGATGGAAAGCGACGGCTTTCCGGTCCGCAGGATCGACATCACGCAGGATCCGGAAACAAGCCGCCGGTACAAAGTTGACCGAATTCCGACTCTGATTCTGTTGGTTGAAGGTAAAGAACAGAAACGCTTTGTCGGCCTGACGTCGGAGCAGGAGTTGCGGCAGGTCATGAACGACGCCGCGCGAAAACTCGATTCGGTCCGAAACACTGCCGCCGAACCCGCCATGGCAGCGTCCGATGAATCGCCCCGCGAAGTTGAAGCCGCCGAATCGACACGGGAATTCGACGTCGAAGGCGATCCGTCGCCGGCATCGCCGGTCACCGCTGAAGAACCAAAGCGCAAGGGACTGGGAGCCATCTTCGCCCATATCCGCGAAGGACTCACCGGGTCACGTTCGCAGCCGCCGCGTTTCGAACACCCGACGTTTCGCGGTCAGAGTCCCGATTCCGATGGCTCAGCCGGCAGTCGTAACCCGCTGCCCATGCAGGCGAGTGTTCGAGTCACGGTGCGCGACGGCAGAAACCAGGATTTCGGCACGGGAACGATCGTTCACAGCGTCCCCGGAAAGTCCATGGTGCTGACGTGTGCTCATCTGTTTCACAACGTCAGCAAAGATGCCATCACCAAGGTCGAACTGTTCAAAGATGGCAGAGCCGTCAGCTACCCGGCGAAAGTTGTCGGCGGCGACAGGGAGTCTGACCTTGCGATGCTGCAGATTTCCACGGTCTCCGCTCTGCCGGTCAGTCCCATCGTCGGACCCGATCGCCAGTTGCTGGAAGGAGACGACGTCTTCAGCGTCGGCTGCAGCAACGGAGGACCGCCGTCTACGCTGTCGATGAAAGTCGTTTCACTGAATCGGTACCTGGGGCCGTCCAATATCGTTTGCACTTTGATTCCGCAAAAAGGGCGTTCCGGCGGCGGACTGTTCAATCAGGACGGCGAATTGATCGGAGTCTGCAGCGCTGCGGATCGAGAACAGAATGAAGGGCTTTACATGGCTTCGGTGGCGATTCGCCGGTTGATCACCGATCTGAACCTGCAGGCCCTGTTTGACGGACGTCCGGTGCCGGCTTTCGAAAACTCGGTCGCGGAAGCTTCACGGGAACCGGCCGGACCGTTCGCGGAATTCGAAGACGCCGAACTTTTTGACCAGATCTTCAACGAAGAAGTCGCGGTTCCCGCGGAAAAGCCGACTCCCGTAGCTGTCAGTCGCCACGAACAGGCTCCGCCAATTGATTCTGCTGACCCGTTTGGCAGCCACGAGACGCTGCGGGACGCCGTGGCACAGGTGGCACCGACGGCCGTCAGCGCCGCTGCGAATGCCGTCGCCGGATCGAACCTGGCTCCGCAGGAAATCACTGTCATCATCGATTCCAAAGACCCGTCCCGTGGCAAGCAGGTTATCGTGATTCCTCGTCCCAGCCCGTGGCTCGTGCAATTGCTCACCGGCGAACCACCGACGGGAGATCACGGTATGACGACAGCTCGCAATACCAACATTCGATCAGCGGCAACGGCGTCGCAGGTGTCGCTTCGAAACTCGGCGCCTCGTGCAAAGGCTTTCCCCGTGGCCGGTCCCTGA